A stretch of the Notolabrus celidotus isolate fNotCel1 chromosome 3, fNotCel1.pri, whole genome shotgun sequence genome encodes the following:
- the LOC117810060 gene encoding deleted in azoospermia-like isoform X4, translating into MSPTLQMSNGFILPEGKLTPHALFVGGINMKVHVNELQNFFARYGSVKEVKIITYRGGISKGYGFVYFDDDVNIQSIIEQTIVFNGQKLKLGPAIMKERSSRSMPSRMICPAPWMNPIQYFYCVCCSPGGACVAQPSPILNGGSPYNQPYSYSNSNYGGVMVPQMPMTYAQNAYAYQNFADCGVQTRLNVL; encoded by the exons atgTCCCCCACCCTGCAGATGTCCAATGGCTTCATCTTACCTGAGGGCAAACTGACCCCACACGCCCTCTTTGTTGGTGGGATTAACATGAAG GTGCATGTAAATGAATTGCAGAACTTCTTTGCCAGATATGGCTCTGTCAAGGAAGTTAAGATTATCACCTACCGTGGAGGGATCAGCAAGGG GTACGGGTTTGTATACTTCGATGACGATGTGAATATCCAGTCAATCATTGAG CAAACGATCGTTTTTAATGGCCAGAAGCTCAAGCTCGGCCCAGCCATCATGAAGGAAAGGAGCTCAC GGTCCATGCCATCGCGTATGATTTGCCCAGCTCCTTGGATGAACCCCATTCAGTACTTCTACTGTGTTTGCTGTTCACCCGGGGGAGCTTGTGTGGCACAACCCTCGCCCATCCTTAATGGAGGGAGCCCTTACAACCAG CCGTACTCGTACTCCAACTCCAACTATGGAGGGGTCATGGTGCCACAGATGCCAATGACCTACGCTCAGAACGCCTATGCTTACCAG AACTTTGCAGACTGTGGAGTCCAGACCAGGCTGAATGTGCTGTAG
- the LOC117810060 gene encoding deleted in azoospermia-like isoform X3, protein MDVHTSSSSSSQMSPTLQMSNGFILPEGKLTPHALFVGGINMKVHVNELQNFFARYGSVKEVKIITYRGGISKGYGFVYFDDDVNIQSIIEQTIVFNGQKLKLGPAIMKERSSRSMPSRMICPAPWMNPIQYFYCVCCSPGGACVAQPSPILNGGSPYNQPYSYSNSNYGGVMVPQMPMTYAQNAYAYQNFADCGVQTRLNVL, encoded by the exons ATG GATGTCCACACGtctagtagcagcagcagccagatgTCCCCCACCCTGCAGATGTCCAATGGCTTCATCTTACCTGAGGGCAAACTGACCCCACACGCCCTCTTTGTTGGTGGGATTAACATGAAG GTGCATGTAAATGAATTGCAGAACTTCTTTGCCAGATATGGCTCTGTCAAGGAAGTTAAGATTATCACCTACCGTGGAGGGATCAGCAAGGG GTACGGGTTTGTATACTTCGATGACGATGTGAATATCCAGTCAATCATTGAG CAAACGATCGTTTTTAATGGCCAGAAGCTCAAGCTCGGCCCAGCCATCATGAAGGAAAGGAGCTCAC GGTCCATGCCATCGCGTATGATTTGCCCAGCTCCTTGGATGAACCCCATTCAGTACTTCTACTGTGTTTGCTGTTCACCCGGGGGAGCTTGTGTGGCACAACCCTCGCCCATCCTTAATGGAGGGAGCCCTTACAACCAG CCGTACTCGTACTCCAACTCCAACTATGGAGGGGTCATGGTGCCACAGATGCCAATGACCTACGCTCAGAACGCCTATGCTTACCAG AACTTTGCAGACTGTGGAGTCCAGACCAGGCTGAATGTGCTGTAG
- the LOC117810060 gene encoding deleted in azoospermia-like isoform X1 encodes MDVHTSSSSSSQMSPTLQMSNGFILPEGKLTPHALFVGGINMKVHVNELQNFFARYGSVKEVKIITYRGGISKGYGFVYFDDDVNIQSIIEQTIVFNGQKLKLGPAIMKERSSRSMPSRMICPAPWMNPIQYFYCVCCSPGGACVAQPSPILNGGSPYNQPYSYSNSNYGGVMVPQMPMTYAQNAYAYQAPLQWTAAQRTRPVDQNFADCGVQTRLNVL; translated from the exons ATG GATGTCCACACGtctagtagcagcagcagccagatgTCCCCCACCCTGCAGATGTCCAATGGCTTCATCTTACCTGAGGGCAAACTGACCCCACACGCCCTCTTTGTTGGTGGGATTAACATGAAG GTGCATGTAAATGAATTGCAGAACTTCTTTGCCAGATATGGCTCTGTCAAGGAAGTTAAGATTATCACCTACCGTGGAGGGATCAGCAAGGG GTACGGGTTTGTATACTTCGATGACGATGTGAATATCCAGTCAATCATTGAG CAAACGATCGTTTTTAATGGCCAGAAGCTCAAGCTCGGCCCAGCCATCATGAAGGAAAGGAGCTCAC GGTCCATGCCATCGCGTATGATTTGCCCAGCTCCTTGGATGAACCCCATTCAGTACTTCTACTGTGTTTGCTGTTCACCCGGGGGAGCTTGTGTGGCACAACCCTCGCCCATCCTTAATGGAGGGAGCCCTTACAACCAG CCGTACTCGTACTCCAACTCCAACTATGGAGGGGTCATGGTGCCACAGATGCCAATGACCTACGCTCAGAACGCCTATGCTTACCAG GCTCCTCTTCAGTGGACAGCGGCGCAGAGGACACGGCCTGTCGATCAG AACTTTGCAGACTGTGGAGTCCAGACCAGGCTGAATGTGCTGTAG
- the bbs4 gene encoding Bardet-Biedl syndrome 4 protein, with amino-acid sequence MADEERSSVLTVPTEAKKRRAPKAPELPIVERRNWLIHQHYIRKDYDTCKGIIKEQLQETNGMCEYAIYVQALILRLEGKIQQSLELFQSCAILNPSSADNLKQVARSLFLLGKHKAAIEFYHEAARLNEKDWEISHNLGLCYFFIKDLKNAEEHLNIALQINKQDKTFMMLGKVHLLAGETDKAIDVYKRAVEFSPENTELLTTLGLLYLQLGKYQKAFVHLGNALTFDPNNYKAILAAGSMMQTHGDFDVAMNKYRVAACAVPENPPLWNNIGMCFFGKKKYVAAISCLKRAHYLSPFDWKVLYNLGLVHLTMQQYASAFHFLSAAINLNPRMGELYMLLAVALTNLEDEENATRAYEQAVIMDESNPLVNLNFAIFLYNHGEKKRALDQYQEMERKVNLLRDSSSSFDFDPELMDMAQKMGAALQVTESLVWTKPGKDSKSKPNSATATKTPGAPLGTNQALGQAMSSAASYNKNIQLPTGVSKSPSMPLEPEPDVENAPSPPSDPPGSPEPAEVINPKPKTSRRKTKVEE; translated from the exons ATGGCGGACGAGGAAAGATCCTCAGTG CTCACTGTTCCCACAGAAGCAAAGAAACGTCGAGCACCAAAAG cTCCAGAGCTTCCCATTGTGGAAAGAAGAAACTGGCTGATCCATCAGCACTACATACGCAAAGACTATGACACCTGTAAG ggGATCATCAAAGAACAACTGCAGGAGACTAATGGAATGTGTGAATATGCCATTTATGTTCAAG CACTAATCTTGCGTCTGGAGGGCAAGATCCAACAGTCCCTGGAGCTGTTTCAGAGCTGCGCCATCCTTAATCCCAGCAGCGCTGACAATCTCAAGCAAGTTGCGAGATCACT GTTTCTCCTGGGAAAGCACAAAGCAGCTATTGAATTCTATCATGAAGCTGCAAGGCTCAACGAGAAAGACtgg GAGATCAGCCATAATCTGGGATTGTGCTATTTCTTCATCAAAGACTTAAAAAAT GCTGAAGAGCATCTTAATATAGCTCTTCAGATAAACAAGCAGGACAAGACTTTTATGATGCTCGGGAAGGTTCATCTGCTGGCGGGAGAGACTGATAAGGCCATCGATGTGTATAAAAGGGCAGTGGA attttCTCCGGAGAATACTGAGCTGCTGACGACTCTTGGCCTGCTGTATTTACAG CTTGGAAAATACCAAAAAGCTTTTGTGCACCTTGGGAATGCCCTCACTTTTGATCCCAACAATTATAAG GCCATCCTTGCTGCAGGCAGCATGATGCAGACTCATGGGGACTTTGATGTGGCCATGAACAAGTACCGAGTGGCGGCATGTGCTGTGCCCGAGAACCCCCCACTCTGGAACAACATTGGCATGTGCTTCTTTGGAAAAAAGAAATACGTAGCT GCCATCAGCTGCCTGAAGCGAGCCCACTACTTGTCTCCTTTTGACTGGAAGGTGTTGTACAACCTGGGACTGGTGCACCTGACCATGCAGCAGTACGCCTCTGCTTTCCACTTCCTCAGTGCAGCCATCAACCTGAACCCACGGATGGGGGAACTCTACATGTTGCTAGCAG TGGCTTTAACCAACTTGGAGGATGAAGAGAACGCCACCAGAGCGTATGAACAAGCTGTGATAATGGATGA ATCCAACCCTCTGGTCAACCTAAACTTCGCCATCTTCCTCTATAATCACGGTGAAAAGAAGAGAGCTCTGGACCAGTATCAGGAGATGGAAAGGAAAGTCAACCTGCTTCGAgatagcagcagcagctttgacTTTGATCCTGAG CTGATGGACATGGCTCAGAAGATGGGGGCTGCCCTTCAAGTGACAGAGAGTCTGGTGTGGACTAAACCAGGCAAAGATTCCAAATCCAAACCAAACTCTGCAACAGCTACCAAAACACCTGGCGCTCCCCTCGGAACCAACCAAGCTCTGGGCCAAGCCATGTCTTCTGCTGCAAGCTACAACAAGAACATTCAGCTACCAACAg GAGTTTCTAAAAGCCCCTCCATGCCCCTTGAGCCAGAACCAGATGTGGAGAATGCCCCAAGCCCGCCCAGTGATCCTCCAGGCTCCCCAGAACCTGCAGAGGTAATCAACCCCAAGCCAAAAACCTCCAGGAGGAAAACTAAGGTGGAAGAATGA
- the LOC117810060 gene encoding deleted in azoospermia-like isoform X2, whose translation MSPTLQMSNGFILPEGKLTPHALFVGGINMKVHVNELQNFFARYGSVKEVKIITYRGGISKGYGFVYFDDDVNIQSIIEQTIVFNGQKLKLGPAIMKERSSRSMPSRMICPAPWMNPIQYFYCVCCSPGGACVAQPSPILNGGSPYNQPYSYSNSNYGGVMVPQMPMTYAQNAYAYQAPLQWTAAQRTRPVDQNFADCGVQTRLNVL comes from the exons atgTCCCCCACCCTGCAGATGTCCAATGGCTTCATCTTACCTGAGGGCAAACTGACCCCACACGCCCTCTTTGTTGGTGGGATTAACATGAAG GTGCATGTAAATGAATTGCAGAACTTCTTTGCCAGATATGGCTCTGTCAAGGAAGTTAAGATTATCACCTACCGTGGAGGGATCAGCAAGGG GTACGGGTTTGTATACTTCGATGACGATGTGAATATCCAGTCAATCATTGAG CAAACGATCGTTTTTAATGGCCAGAAGCTCAAGCTCGGCCCAGCCATCATGAAGGAAAGGAGCTCAC GGTCCATGCCATCGCGTATGATTTGCCCAGCTCCTTGGATGAACCCCATTCAGTACTTCTACTGTGTTTGCTGTTCACCCGGGGGAGCTTGTGTGGCACAACCCTCGCCCATCCTTAATGGAGGGAGCCCTTACAACCAG CCGTACTCGTACTCCAACTCCAACTATGGAGGGGTCATGGTGCCACAGATGCCAATGACCTACGCTCAGAACGCCTATGCTTACCAG GCTCCTCTTCAGTGGACAGCGGCGCAGAGGACACGGCCTGTCGATCAG AACTTTGCAGACTGTGGAGTCCAGACCAGGCTGAATGTGCTGTAG